The Prunus persica cultivar Lovell chromosome G7, Prunus_persica_NCBIv2, whole genome shotgun sequence genome has a segment encoding these proteins:
- the LOC18769956 gene encoding putative methyltransferase DDB_G0268948 has translation MADLFIKQSKQYAKARPDYPEELFDYVASKTNCHDLAWDVGTGNGQAAGSLAGIYKNVIATDTSQKQLEFAIKLPNIRYEHTPAVMSIAEVEQKLAPKSSIDLVIVAQALHWFDLPTFYQGVNWVLKKPNGVIAAWCYTVPRVNNAVDTVFDRFYTVDVDPYWDPQRKLVDNKYRSIDFPFAPVDGEENTGPFEFVTERLMDLDGFFTYIRSWSAYQTAKEKGVELLSDDVIAAFREAWNDGGDGNKAVKFPVNLRIGRVGN, from the exons ATGGCAGATCTGTTCATCAAACAATCAAAGCAATATGCTAAGGCTCGGCCAGATTACCCAGAAGAGCTCTTTGATTACGTTGCCTCCAAGACCAATTGCCACGACCTCGCATGGGACGTCGGCACCGGTAACGGCCAGGCTGCCGGATCC CTAGCTGGGATCTACAAGAATGTCATAGCCACAGATACAAGCCAAAAACAACTTGAGTTTGCAATCAAGCTGCCCAACATTCGCTATGAGCATACCCCTGCAGTTATGTCTATAGCTGAGGTTGAACAAAAATTGGCACCAAAATCAAGCATAGATTTGGTGATCGTTGCTCAGGCTCTACATTGGTTTGACCTCCCTACTTTCTACCAAGGCGTGAATTGGGTGCTGAAAAAACCCAATGGTGTCATTGCTGCATGGTGCTATACAGTTCCTCGGGTTAACAACGCCGTAGACACCGTCTTTGATCGATTCTATACCGTTGATGTCGACCCTTATTGGGATCCACAGCGTAAATTGGTGGACAACAAGTACAGAAGCATCGATTTTCCGTTTGCGCCAGTGGATGGAGAAGAGAACACAGGACCCTTTGAGTTTGTGACAGAGAGGTTGATGGACTTGGATGGTTTTTTCACGTACATAAGGTCATGGTCTGCATATCAGACAGCAAAGGAGAAGGGTGTTGAGCTTTTGAGTGATGATGTGATTGCGGCATTTAGGGAAGCTTGGAATGATGGTGGAGATGGCAATAAGGCTGTGAAGTTTCCTGTCAATTTGAGGATTGGAAGAGTGGGGAATTAA